Genomic window (Tripterygium wilfordii isolate XIE 37 chromosome 11, ASM1340144v1, whole genome shotgun sequence):
ATTGACAGTAGTGCACTTGTTCCTATCATCCCCACCACTAACAACCAACGATGCTGTATGAAGAAAAATATCACACTAGATTGTGCATTTGAAAAAATTTGGAAATATCCAATACGTACTCGCAATCATGAAAAGATGGTTCCCGAAATCTAACGTGGCCGTGTCCTACTGGCCTAATTGACCTAAATCCCTATTGGTCGAATAAAATTCAAGAATCTAACGTTTTGAGCCTCTTAAACCTTTTGATCATTATTAAATTTTTGACTCCTTTATAGGTTGAGCGTATATTAAGATTTAACCTTCTAGAACTTGCTCATATAAAAAAATCCATCCCAAAAAGCGGTTGGCAAATTTCCAAACCTAATTTTTCACATATATGGGCCGAGAGTTATTGCTCTCAAGATGTGGGCCTATCATCCTCTAGGGTCTTTAACAGATTAACCCATTCGGCCCATAAGAGTACTTGGGGTTGCAGAGCCTATGTACTATCAGGCCCATAAAGGTCAGTACAATACATACAAACAGAGCCCATTAGCCCAACAAACAGAAGACGCTAACTCTTCCAAATACATTTCTCCAGATATAATACGTATAAACTTCAATTCCGCAAAAGGAGTATGTGGTGGACGTATGGTTTGGAAACCACCCCTTCTACCTCGGAAGTCGCTCTGCCCTGCTCGTCGATGCCGACCAGGTCGAGAAGTTCAGAAAGAGATTCGCTGGCCTCCTTCAGATAATGGAAATTCCCGTCCTCGTCCTCCCCTCCAAAATACATTTCCATATCGCGCAAAGGCTCTCGTCAGAAGAAGAAGTAtctggaaaaaagaagaagctagaAAGTACGGTTCTTCTGACCAattcttcctctctcttttttcttccttatgATGCCTGATATGCGGTTGATTTGGATAATGCATATCATGTGTTTGTAAATATGTCTGTTCATCCTGTGAGTTTCAACCATGTATGTGGAAGGATCAAGGATTTATCATGTACTAGGAAGAATTTCCCACTCAGTCTTCAACTTGTTAGTTGGATTTATGATGTTGAATGATTTGATTTCCATGATTAGTAGTCTTTCCTTTTATACTAAGGACATCTTGATTATGTTAGAGGAGATTAGAGCTGTGGTTACATATACAAAATAGTGGAGGAACACGGACATTACTGACATGGAGAACATTAGTGTTACATGTAAATGCCATTCTGGATTATTTAGAAGGTAGATACTAGTCACACAGTGGTAGCAATCTTATTTTTCTTACATAAGGTTTTCGATATTAAACTCAGTGGTCCAGCTATGGCTATTGTGTTTAGAGCTTGATCAACAAAAGTAACAGAAACATGCAAATCCAGGGAACTGTGCATGACAAGCTCCATGTAACGCATGCTCCCAGTCCTTGCACTGTCGGTCACAGTTGCCAGTGTTTAAACAAGGCCCTGACCATGTTGTGCTTCGTTTCTCGCAGTTTCCAGCTTCTGTTGTTGGCATTTCTGCAAGCACGAGAGtgtgtaaaaagaaaaaactagatATGCAAGGCCATGATTAGTGAAAAGCAAAATAACAAGATAATGATTGGTGCTTACCAGCAGAAATCAGCAGAAGGAGAAAGAGGGAGAGGAAGAAAATAGCATAAGAAGAGGAAGAACCGAGTAGTTTCGCCATGTCTGTCTATTTTCTCTAGAAAATTGTAATTGGGGATGGTCTTAGTTTGCTAAGTTTCTGCTATTTAAAGATAGATGCATCAGATCAGGATGATTGCTATTAATCCATTTCTTGTTGAGTTCATCGCTTAGCTCTAggaaaagacaagaatcatgcaTGTTCGAGCATTCTTAGGAAATGATGgaacatatatatgtactatAAACTTTGCTGCAGATGTTGTAATTCAAAGACTCTCTTTTGATGCTATTTTGATGCTATTAATTATCAAACAAAGATGGCGCCTAGTAGAAGTCGCTGAAGGTCAAGATCTAGACAATACACACCGGGAACTACAATGCGAGGCCGGCCCCTGGGCAAAGCCACCAAAGCAAGGGCTTTGGGTCCCTAGACGgaaaggataatgcttgagacccccaaaaagtgacccccatttaatgtggagtgttggatgtgaagtgggccctgcatgtgtgtttttaatcaatggttattttgaTACTAGATAgatttgggggtctctagcattgtccaaaCGGAAATTAGATCATAAGATTTCATCCTCATATTAATATGTGGATTTCTTTTGATTacttttttgttgatatatatattgGCAACTgatctaaaaaaaatttgggggtCGCAAACCCCTACCCCCTTCCTACAAATTATTTGCATTGACACTAACCAACAGCTCTAGTAATTATACACAGATGACGCACCCTCCTGGGTTAAGATAATTTGGGAGTGCTACGCTGAGGGCAAAATTGTTGGAAGAGTTTCTACCATGTATATGGAAGGATTTATCATGAACTAGGAATTTCCCACTCAGTCTTCAACTTGTTAGTTGGATTTTTCTTGATCTACTGTGATTACAAGTCTTTACTAAGGACATATTGATTATGTCAGAGGAGATTAGAGCCATGGTTTTTGAGGAGGGTGGATTAGGATGCCACttgattcatatttttttttatgtctccACAGATTGTCATTTGTTAAGTTCATTTGGATGTATATTCAACTCTAATTGTACAACATGTTCTTCTCTTGATTTCTGCTTAATTTGCACTGTCTACATTCTGCTTCTGTTTGATTATTATGACGCTCATAAGACTCATTCGATCCACATAATGAAGAGATTGTACGTATTTTCTGCTTGATTATTAATGCCTTATGAAGGTTGAGTAAACTTGGAATACGAAGGGGAAAGAAATTACATGTACCAAATAGTGGAGGAACACGGACATTACTGACATGGAGGACATTATTGTACATATAAAGGCCATCCTGGATTATTTAGAAGGTAGATACTAGTCACACAGTGGTAGcaatattatttttgttatataaTGTTTACGATATTATTCTCGGTGGTCCAGCCATGGCTATTGTGTTTAGAGCTTGATCAACAAAAGTAACAGAAACATGCACTTCCAGGGAACTGTGCATGACAAGCTCCATGTAACGCATGCTCCCAGTCCTTGCACTGTCGGTCACAGTTGCCAGTGTTTAGACAAGGCCCTGACCATGTTGTGCTTCGTTTCTCGCAGTTTCCAGCTTCTGTTGTTGGCATTTCTGCAAGCACGAGAGtgtgtaaaaagaaaaaactagatATGCAAGGCCATGATTAGTGAAAAGCAAAATAACAAGATAATGATTGGTGCTTACCAGCAGAAATCAGCAGAAGGAGAAAGAGGGAGAGGAAGAAAATAGCATAAGAAGGTGAAGAACCGAGTAGTTTCGCCATGTCTGTCTATTTTCTCGGTCTTAGTTTGCTAAGTTTCTGCTATTTATAGATAGATGCATCAGATCAGGATGATTGCTATTAATCCATTTCTTGTTGATTTCATCACTTAGCTTCATCTGGGAAAAGACAAGAATCTTGTTTGAGCATTCTTAATTAGGAAATGATGGAACATATGTCCTATAACTTGACTCATCTACTTAGCTTTATCTGGGAAAAGTCAAGAATCATGTTTGAGCGTTCTTAGGAAATGATGGAACATATGTCCTATATACTTGGCTGCATATGTTGTAATTCAAAGATTATCTCTTTTGGTGCTACTAAGGGCCGAAGCCCATGGGACAAATTCCAACTTACTTGGCGTAGGAAAAGGGTTTGTTAGTTGTTAAGGAGTGGGCTGGGAATTATAAACCAAGCATGGTTGGGATTACCAACCGATCCAACCAATGTGGGACTATTGTTAACACTTCCTATACTTGTGGGCTGGCCGTTGAGTTATGTCAAGATCCAACAattggagtagaggtcatgtccaactcgATCGAATTGCTTCGACACCATGTTCTAAATCCACACcctcatacacaccaacaatattgttggcTTTGGGTTGTCCAGTTTCCAATGATACATCGGGCCCGTACGGCTTTATTTCTCCTTAGCCTAACTACTAAGGACCAAAACCCATGAGACAAAGCCCAACTCACTCTGACTAGGAAAAGGCTTTGTTAGTTGTTAAGGGGTGAGTTTGGATTTATAAACCACACATGGTTGGGATTACCAACCGGTGTGATACTATTGTTAACACTTTCCCACTCAGTCTTCCACTTGTTAGTTGGGTTTTCTTGATCCACTATGATTATAAGTCTTCACTAAGGGCATATTGATTATGTCAAGAGGAGATTAGAGCTATGGTTTTTGAGGAGGGTGGATTAGGATGCCACTTGATTCATATTTTTTGAAGTTTCCACATATTGTCATTTGCTAAGCTTAATATCCTACTCTAATTGTACAACATGTTCTTCTCTTGATGTCTGCTTTGCACTGTCTACATTCTGATACTATCTGATTATTATTATGCGCACAAGTCTCCTTCTTTCCACATAACGAAGAGACTGTATTTTCTGCTTGATTATGCCTTAATTTTGAAGGAAGAGGAAAGAAGTTGCAGCGGTAATAGAACTTTTAGATGGTTACATATACCAAGTAGTTGAGGAACACAGACATTACTGACATGGAGGACATTACTGCAACATATAATGGCCATCCTGGATTATTTAGAAGGTAGATGCTAGTCACACAGTGGTAGGCTGGTAgcgttattaatttattattcttctcACATAAGGTTTTTCGACATTGAACTCGGTGGTCTCCAGCCATGTCTATTGTGTTTTAGAGCTTGATCAACATCTAAAGTAACAGAAACATGCAAATCCAGGGAGGTCTGCATGACAGGCTCCATGTCGGTCACAGTTGCCGGAGTTTCCACAAAACCGTGAGTCCGTGACCGTGTTTTGCTTCGTTTCCCGCAGATTCTAGCTAGCTTCTGCTGTTGGCATTTCTGCAAGCACGAGAGTGCGTTAGAAGTAAAATACTAGTAAAAGGCAAAATAACAAGATAATGATTGGTGCTTACCAGCAGAAATCAGCAGAAGGAGAaagagggagaggaagaagatagCATAAGAAGATGGCGCCTTGAAGAAGTTGCAGGAAGGTCAGGATCTAGAAAATACACAGCAGAAACTACAAATAGGTTTCAGCAACTTAATGGGCCTGGTGAGTTTGTATGGCTGAAAAGGGGGCCACGGCCTAGGAAGCTTCTCTACAAACCTAACCAACCATGCAAAGGGCCCAATATCTTCCAACTCAATACCCACGTGACAGTCACATGATCAGACCTATAAATACCTGAGGTCCCGCGGGATCCAACTTTGGAGGTGCCTGAGTACCTGACACTTTCTCTCTAAGCTCTGCTCATTCTCTCACTACAAATTCCTCATCCACATTACTGATTTGATCATCGAAACTTCCCCAACTAGTACCACACCAACATCAAGTTTCACGATATGCTCTCTGGAATCTCCGCAGGGTTGTTGGTGGACACGTACAAATTACAATACTACACTAGTGATTTGGAGATATAGAACTGTACATATCTgccttttcacaattttttttttttgttttgataaattattttcatATTGTCATCTCAACCTGTGAATCACAGCAAGAAGGCAAACACAACAGAACAGTATCTTTTACTGGATATTTCCCATAATTCacgaaaaagaaataaaaaattaagaaagatATACAAGTGGCCTTCTCATtaacataataaaataaaaaagcaggGGGAAAGTGGTTCTTATCCATTAATTGTGACCTTTTATCCACCCACCTGTTCTCAGTATCTTTGATGTCAGTCTCTCTTTCACTTATGTATGCAAGAATGTGAAAATGTGGACTGTAATCTTGCTTGGTAATTAAGTCAAGACAATGATTCTGAATCTTTGATATTTGACCACCTAATATGTTTGGTTTTGCCATTTGTGTCGTTTACCTTTTCTTATTATTATAATGTTAATTAGGCATAAAGTGTGTGTAAATTATtggtaatattatatatatgtgtaggGGGGCGGTGGGAGGGTTAACTAAGCCTCCcattttcttgattatttgGTAGAGTTTATGATTTAGCTTATCAACTTTTGTGCCACCATATTCACACATCAAGTCAAAGCTTTTAAGTTCAAATAGATAATGACCATTTACTGTGGGTTTTCAATCATTCATGGCATCAATAAGTTGGAAATCTTAATTAGAAATTAAGGAAACACATTTGGATTGTCCAATCCAATTATTTGAGTGGATTGAGTGGCAAAAGCTAGCATTTGAAATTAATTTAGTATGAGCAGAATCCTTGGTTACATTGATATATACATTCTAGCATTTCCCATTTTCTGTGACCCAATTGATTGTTATCTTTCTCTACTAAACAAGCTATAATTTTAGCATCCCTTTGGATATTCGATATGAATTTAAACTCGGTCTATTAAGTACATGCACAGAAATTTCTATCGTTAGAAGTTGGGCCAAAACCTAACACGTAGATAGAAGGTATTGTCCTAGTGATCTTGCTGTTAAGGTAACAACTTACAACCCAAAAAGGTACCAATTTCCAACAACACCATTAGTAAAAGCTGCAATAGGAATGAAGTTGAATTATGTGGATGTGGCAATTGGCTGCACAAAAGGTGCTGTCATTTCGTAGCAAGAAAACCAGAACCAGAATTAACTGTCTTTTGAATGGTTAGTTGAGTTTTCACGTGATTTCCCCCACTCTACTTCCCATATGGCCCTTTTTgatcaaacaacaatttttcATGGGCTTCATCATCTCCTACAATATTGTCTTTCTCTGGTTTTCCCTCTTTTTGGGAGCTCATGAGGTCCCCATGCATgcaaattattttttctaaCTTTTCaaccaaatttcaaacatttttttcccctcattATCACCTCATTATCAAGTGTCAGATTTCACACTCCCATACAATTCTAGACCCTTATacaaccaattatattgtccgttttggagtTCCGATTCCTATGAATACATCGGATTACACTCACGGATTTGTTCCTCATGGGCCCAATGACTGAGCATTGACCCAAGTCACTTAAACCCATGAAAAGGCCTAATGATTGTATAAAGATGGATTTGTCCTTATAAACAAATAATACTCCATAGTCCACGCATGTTACGGATGTGGGATAAGACCAAGCTCAACCTAACATGGCCAGGGAGAGTATAGCTAAGCATCAATCAATGACGCTTGTAATATTTAACATTTTCTCATCAAGAACGTACAAATAGTTAAATTGGTGAATGACCTCAAGTTTAGGTATAAGTTTGAAAAgtagatttaatttttgt
Coding sequences:
- the LOC120008829 gene encoding uncharacterized protein LOC120008829, with amino-acid sequence TSIPQKEYVVDVWFGNHPFYLGSRSALLVDADQVEKFRKRFAGLLQIMEIPVLVLPSKIHFHIAQRLSSEEEVSGKKKKLENVVIQRLSFDAILMLLIIKQRWRLVEVAEGQDLDNTHRELQCEAGPWAKPPKQGLWVPRRKG
- the LOC120009466 gene encoding defensin-like protein 1: MAKLLGSSSSYAIFFLSLFLLLLISAEMPTTEAGNCEKRSTTWSGPCLNTGNCDRQCKDWEHALHGACHAQFPGFACFCYFC